DNA sequence from the Candidatus Krumholzibacteriota bacterium genome:
TCAGGGACAAGGGTGGGGCTTCGCGAAGGAGAGGAGATAATGATCTCGGCCGATGTCGGAGGCACCCATATCGAGACATCATTCACTATCGATCGGGGAAGTTCGATACAGGATCTCCTTGACAGCCTCCAGGCGTTTCTCGGGGCGGAGGATGCCGGAATCACCGTCGATCTGAACGCGAACGGTCAGATCGAGGTCACGGCCAATACAGACCAGATCGCTAACCTCTCTTTGCAGGTCAGCGGGAACACCGTTTTCAACAACGCTTTTCTGAATGACGATCTGATCCTCGCCGGTGAGACCGGAACTACAAATGACGCTCTCAGGGCTCCGGCGACCTCGGATGACCTTCTCGAGAACCTCTATTCCGGCGGACTTCCGGTCGGGATAAGCGGCGACCTGACTATCGGCGGAGACCTTGGAGCGACCAAGATCGATTCATCCACTCTCGAATTCGTTCCAGGCGTGACAACGCTTGGTGACCTCGCCGCGATGATCGACGAATCTTTCAGGATCACATTCGGCAGCGTGGAGATAGATGACCTGGGCAGGATGATCATCACCGGCGACGTCGGTTCTGACAGGGAGATCAGTAATATAGATATCTCTTCGGCGGGAGAAAACCTGCCGGCCTTTTCTTTTTCCTCGATCCAGAACGCTTCCGACGGCGGATCGTTCGACATGACTTCGATGATCTACGATTCCCTCGGAACGACGCACACTCTTACCCTTACCTTTACGAAGATCGACGGCGAGAACGCGTGGAACTGGGACGCGGCGATAGATGGAGTGGGCGAGATCCTCTCCGGCGGTTCAGGCATCGCGAGATTCACGTCCGACGGCCTTCTTTCCTCCTTCTCGATAAGCGGAACGGCCGAAGGAATCCTGATCGATCTGCATAATGAGGCGGAAAACCTCGCCATAACGATCGATCCCGGAGAGATCGGAGCGACATCGAGCCTCTCGCAGTTCAATGCCAGTTTCTCGGGAAGAATGAACGATATGGACGGGATGGCTATGGGGACGCTCGAGACAGTCTCGATAGACCGGAACGGAGTGATCAACGGGCAGTTCTCCAACGGGACGAACAGGGACCTCGCGCAGATCGCGATGGGAGATTTCAACAATCCTAGCGGATTGAACAGGGTCGGAGAGAATATGTTCATAGCAAGCCCGAACAGCGGGATGCCGAACCTTGTCTTCGCGGGAACGAACGCTCGCGGGATGATAACTCCCGGTGAGCTGGAGATGTCCAACGTCGACCTCGCCGGCGAATTTACCGAGATGATAATCGCGCAGAGAGGGTTCCAGGCGAACGCTAGGATCATTTCGGTTGGCGACCAGATGCTGACAGAACTTGTCAATCTGAAGAAATAGGATGAAGGATGATCAAGCTTACAAGACTCGACGGAAGACAGATAATAATTAACTCCGATCTTATCGAAAGTATCGAGGAGACCCCCGATACGATCCTGAGCTTCACGACAGGCAGGAAGATGATGGTAAGGGAGAAGCTGGAAGAAGTGTTGAATCTTGTAATGGAATACAGAAGCAGATTTCCGATGTACGCCATTCCTGCAGGTGAACAGAAAATCGATCACAACAGGCATGACCGGAACGAGAGTTGACAATGGGTTATATAGAGGATACAGGGGACTGAAGTGGATCTGGCGACTATTATAGGCCTTCTGGTCGGGTTCGGACTGGTGGCATTCTCGATCATTATGGGAGGGAATGCCGCCGGGTTCGTCAACGTCCCGTCGCTGTTGACGACGGTGGGCGGCGCCTTGTCCGCCACGCTAATAAGTTTCCCTCTCAAGACGATGATGAAAGTGACGAGCATCACCCTGAAGACTATTTTCCACAAGGATAAATCCCTGTCGGAGTCGATAGGAGTGATCATAAAGTACGCCGAGAAGGCGAGAAAAGAAGGGATGCTATCGCTCGAAGAGGAAGCTGAGAATGAAGAGGACCAGTTCCTGAAGAAGGGGCTCATGCTGGCAGTAGACGGGACTGAATCGGAACTGCTCAATACGATAATGGCAAACGAGATCAACGCCGTCGAAGCGCGGCATGAAGAAGGACAGGGCCTCTTCAAGACGATGGCGACCTTTTTCCCCGCCTTTGGAATGATAGGGACGCTTGTCGGGTTGGTCCAGATGCTCAGCCAGATGAACGACCCGAGCAAGATCGGTCCGGGCATGGCGGTCGCTCTGCTGACTACTTTTTACGGCGCCCTGGCGGCGAACCTTTTCTGCCTTCCCCTGGCGGAAAAACTCAAGAGCAGATCGACGAGCGAGGTCCAGAGGATGGAACTGATCGTCGAAGGGATAATGGCTATTAAGTCGGGCGATACTCCGAGAGTCGTCGGAGAGAAATTAAAATCGTTCATCTCCCCGAAAGACAGGCTTGGCATGGAGAAGGATGACGACAAGGAATGAGAAGGAAGAAAAAGTCTGACAGTGGAGGAGATGGAGGAGCGCCGGCATGGATGGTGACGTACGGAGACCTTATGTCTCTGCTTCTATGTTTCTTCGTCATGCTTGTAAGCATGTCGTCGATGTCTGAATCGAAGTTTAAACAGGCGATGGGATCGCTGCTCGGAGCGCTTGGAGTCATGAAATTTGATTCTTCGATAATGGAACTTGAAAATCCGAATCTCAGCGGCAAGTACCAGGAAGAGGTAAAGAGGATAGTCAAAGAGTTCGATGATTTCAAGTCGTACGTGATTGATGAAGGGCTTGAGGAATCGATCGAGATCGTCGAGACTGATGAGGGAATGCTGATAAGAATGGAAAATACGCTGCTCTTTTCATCGGGTGAGGCGGAGATGAACGAATCGGGGCTTGAACTTCTCGCGAGGGTAGCCGATATCCTGCTTGAGTTCGATGCCGATATAAGAATAGAGGGACACACCGACAACGTACCGATCCATACGGAGAAATTCCCTTCAAACTGGGAGCTTTCCGCTGAAAGAGCTGTGAAGGTATTGAAATATCTCAACAGGTTCGGGATCCCCGGGAAGAAATTCACCGCGATCGGCAGAGGTGAATACAGCCCGCTCGTTGAAAACGATACTGAAGAACACAGGAGCCAGAACAGGCGTGTCGAGATATTTGTTGACTATAAGAAGGAATTGAAAAAGCAGGATATCAGGCATTTTTCCATTCAGGAGGGATAAAAATGGGTGACGAGGAAAAGACTGAAGAGAAAGCTCCGGAGAAGGTGAAAAAACCATTACTCGGAAATCCTATGATCATGGTCGCCATAATAATCGTGTTCCAGGCGGCAATAGCTTTCATGATGATAAAGATGCTTGCCCCCAAGCAGGCGGAAGCGACTGATGTCGAACCGAAGGTCGAGAAGGTCGTGGAGGATTCCGACCCGAGAGGCGAGATCATTCTGATGAGCGACATCGTGATAAACCTGAAGGAAAAGGACAAGCTCTTCTTCCTGAAGGTCACGATAGGACTTGAGGTCCCCGACAGCGACGTGAAGGCGGAGGTCACCGAGAGGACTCCCCAGCTCAGGGACGATGTTATCGCCATGATCTCGGGGAAAAGCGTCAGCGATATCGATTCGCTCGAGGACCGGAACCTGCTGAAGGCGGAATTGACAAGGCGGATAAACGCCTCTTTGCTGTCCGGAGATCTTATCCAGTTGTATTTTTCGGATTTCGTGATCCAGTAGAGGAGTGATCGTGGTAGAGGTGCTTACACAGGAGAGTGCGGATCAGCTGATCGATTCGATAAAGAGCGGATATATCGATCTCGAATCGTTCGACTTCGGATCAGCTGCCAGGGCGGTACCGTACGATTTTTCGAAACCACACTCTCTTTCGAGGGGTTTCATCAATAATCTGGCCACTCTGAGCGATGGATTCTCAAAAGCGGCATCGATGACGCTTTCGACATATTTCCGCGGTACCATTACTGTCACACCCCGTGGATCGAGCCACCTGCTCTTCCAGGAATTCATAGGGATGACGAAGATGCTCTCCTGCCTGGGAATCGTGAACCTTTCCCCGCTGAGAGGGCAGAGCGTGATGAAGATAGATCCATCGATCGTCTTCTCGCTCGTAGACAAGCTGATGGGTGGAAGGGGTGAGCCGCTCGGGGAAGAGCGCGAATTTACCGAGATCGAGTCAAATGTGGCGCAGAGGATCATGAAAAGGCTTCTGGATGACCTGAGAATCGGGGGAGACAGGTTCATAAAACTCGAGCCGAGCGTCTCAAGGATAGAGAACAATCCTGAATTCGTAAATATATGCGCCGGAAGTGAGCGGGTGATCGCCCTGCATTTTGATATAAACATGGGTTCCTTCACGGGAGAGATCACATTCTGTATCCCCGTTTCGGCGTTCGAGTCTGTTATAGATATGTTCGATCCGGTCGATGAGATCCCCGAGAGGACTCCGGCCGAGAAACAGCAGGACAGGAATTTTTTGAAGAACGCGCTGAGAAAAGTATCACTCGATTTAAGCGTTGAGATAGGAAAGACGGAATTGAGCCTTTACGAAGCGAAAAATCTTAAAAAGGGCGACCTGATCATACTCGATAACAACGTCAGGGAACCCGTCGATATCATAGTCGAGGGTATAAGGAAATTCAAGGGTATCCCCGGCCATGTAAGCGGAAAGAAAGCGGTAAGACTTACATCAGTGAATAATGAAGGAGGAAGCAGTGACGACGCAGAAGGAAAATGAGAAGGCCGGAGCCATGAACGGCGCCGACGCGTCCGAAGAGGCCAGCGCCAGGGCGGCGGGGGACGCGGCCGGTGAAATGTCTGAAGCAACCGGCGCCGCGGAGGGCGGAAAAGGCGATTACCCGCCCGCACAGTCTGGAAGCGATCTGATAGACAGCGAAGCCGGTGCCGTCGATGAATCGATATCGACTGTGATAAACGAACTGGAAAAGAATAATGTCACCACCGAAGACGCGCTCGAGGAATTCCACGTCGCCGACGTGCAACGCCCCGTGAATCGTCCGGCGAGGACCGACGACAATATCGATCTGCTTATGGACGTGAACGTGAC
Encoded proteins:
- a CDS encoding flagellar hook-basal body complex protein; translated protein: MLRSLFAGVTGLTNHQLKLDVIGNNIANINTLGFKASRVTFREMLTQTISGASRPSDGIGGTNPQQIGLGSSVGSIDTDFSQGNMQITGIMTDLAIEGDGFFILSDGYTQHYTRGGAFTLDGSGFMVNPGNGYKLQGILANDYGVIQQGQGIEDIAIPTSMIVPARATSEIRLTGNLPVESDSLCTITRSEPFMAASQASDLLMSLYNESGTRVGLREGEEIMISADVGGTHIETSFTIDRGSSIQDLLDSLQAFLGAEDAGITVDLNANGQIEVTANTDQIANLSLQVSGNTVFNNAFLNDDLILAGETGTTNDALRAPATSDDLLENLYSGGLPVGISGDLTIGGDLGATKIDSSTLEFVPGVTTLGDLAAMIDESFRITFGSVEIDDLGRMIITGDVGSDREISNIDISSAGENLPAFSFSSIQNASDGGSFDMTSMIYDSLGTTHTLTLTFTKIDGENAWNWDAAIDGVGEILSGGSGIARFTSDGLLSSFSISGTAEGILIDLHNEAENLAITIDPGEIGATSSLSQFNASFSGRMNDMDGMAMGTLETVSIDRNGVINGQFSNGTNRDLAQIAMGDFNNPSGLNRVGENMFIASPNSGMPNLVFAGTNARGMITPGELEMSNVDLAGEFTEMIIAQRGFQANARIISVGDQMLTELVNLKK
- a CDS encoding flagellar FlbD family protein, encoding MIKLTRLDGRQIIINSDLIESIEETPDTILSFTTGRKMMVREKLEEVLNLVMEYRSRFPMYAIPAGEQKIDHNRHDRNES
- a CDS encoding motility protein A, whose product is MDLATIIGLLVGFGLVAFSIIMGGNAAGFVNVPSLLTTVGGALSATLISFPLKTMMKVTSITLKTIFHKDKSLSESIGVIIKYAEKARKEGMLSLEEEAENEEDQFLKKGLMLAVDGTESELLNTIMANEINAVEARHEEGQGLFKTMATFFPAFGMIGTLVGLVQMLSQMNDPSKIGPGMAVALLTTFYGALAANLFCLPLAEKLKSRSTSEVQRMELIVEGIMAIKSGDTPRVVGEKLKSFISPKDRLGMEKDDDKE
- a CDS encoding flagellar motor protein MotB → MRRKKKSDSGGDGGAPAWMVTYGDLMSLLLCFFVMLVSMSSMSESKFKQAMGSLLGALGVMKFDSSIMELENPNLSGKYQEEVKRIVKEFDDFKSYVIDEGLEESIEIVETDEGMLIRMENTLLFSSGEAEMNESGLELLARVADILLEFDADIRIEGHTDNVPIHTEKFPSNWELSAERAVKVLKYLNRFGIPGKKFTAIGRGEYSPLVENDTEEHRSQNRRVEIFVDYKKELKKQDIRHFSIQEG
- a CDS encoding flagellar basal body-associated FliL family protein — encoded protein: MGDEEKTEEKAPEKVKKPLLGNPMIMVAIIIVFQAAIAFMMIKMLAPKQAEATDVEPKVEKVVEDSDPRGEIILMSDIVINLKEKDKLFFLKVTIGLEVPDSDVKAEVTERTPQLRDDVIAMISGKSVSDIDSLEDRNLLKAELTRRINASLLSGDLIQLYFSDFVIQ
- the fliM gene encoding flagellar motor switch protein FliM, with protein sequence MVEVLTQESADQLIDSIKSGYIDLESFDFGSAARAVPYDFSKPHSLSRGFINNLATLSDGFSKAASMTLSTYFRGTITVTPRGSSHLLFQEFIGMTKMLSCLGIVNLSPLRGQSVMKIDPSIVFSLVDKLMGGRGEPLGEEREFTEIESNVAQRIMKRLLDDLRIGGDRFIKLEPSVSRIENNPEFVNICAGSERVIALHFDINMGSFTGEITFCIPVSAFESVIDMFDPVDEIPERTPAEKQQDRNFLKNALRKVSLDLSVEIGKTELSLYEAKNLKKGDLIILDNNVREPVDIIVEGIRKFKGIPGHVSGKKAVRLTSVNNEGGSSDDAEGK
- the fliN gene encoding flagellar motor switch protein FliN; this translates as MTTQKENEKAGAMNGADASEEASARAAGDAAGEMSEATGAAEGGKGDYPPAQSGSDLIDSEAGAVDESISTVINELEKNNVTTEDALEEFHVADVQRPVNRPARTDDNIDLLMDVNVTLRVELGRTTRSIEEIMSLNPGMVIDLDRKAGDNVDLFLNRKLFARGEVTVVEGNFAVRITQLIGRI